A segment of the Nitrosospira briensis C-128 genome:
TATGACAAAATCAATCGCATGAAACACTTCGGCGGCATCGATCCCTCGGTTGTCTACAGGCCGGGTTGGTCTCGATGAAACTCGCCGCTTTACAAAAGGTGGAGCGCTATGCCATCGTCGGCACTCTGGATTGGATGTGCAAGATCATCGATACCCTGAATCCAGTTTTTCCCGATCCCGATATGCGCACGTTTCCGGTTGACCAGGAGAACAACGCCTGGGCTTGGCTGGATGTCGAACCCAGTAGCCAAGAGTAAAATGCGTCCATTTTCGTGTGCGATCCAAACAATGCATGAAATATACGAACAGACAGTCGTATAATGACTGGAGGTCACTTATAGGAGTTTTGAAGCCGTGAGTATCCAGGAACGAAAAGCACGAGAATTCAATCGCCGGGAAAGTGAAATTCTCAACGCGGCTCTGGCCCTTTTCGGCCGTGCCGACTGGGAATTGGTAACGGTTGAAGAAATCTCCCGAAAAGCCGAGGTTGGCAAAGGCACGATCTACAAACACTTCGAGAGTAAGGATGAAATTTATGCGCGGCTTGCGCTGGAATTCAATCGCAAGTTGCTGGCGCAAATCCAGCAAGCGGATATATTGCCCGTGATCGCGCGCTTCCGCGAAATGACCCGGGTTGCGTGGGAGGCCCATCTTTCAAGCAAGGAGCTTCATCGCGTAGTGCTCTACTGCGGACGTGCAGAGTTCAGGCGAAACCTGCCCGCGCGGATCAGTGAGGAACTCAAGGCAGTAGAGGCAGCGACAAACAAGGCAATCAATGCCACTATCATGCAAGGCGTCGAGGAAGGGCTGTTTCCACGCAAACCGCTGGACATGCTGATGTTCGGAGCGCAATCGGCTTTCTGGGGAGCGGTTCAACTGATCTGGAGCGGCTATCTGAACGAGCGCGACAAGGCGAGGTATTGCGACGAAATTACCAACTTCATATTGACGGGCCTGATCTACCAGGACCGGCGCCTGTAAACGGAAGAGTGCTTCATTCTTATCTATATGACCAATAGTCCAGATACGACCGACGGACATCTCACAGATTCCCATGATGGATATTGATCATACCGGCAGAGATCGACCTCTCCCGGGCGACACCCGGCAAAAAGCATCCAGCAAGCGCCGTGCAGTGCGTATCGTAGCCGTCGTGCTGCTCCTGCTGCTGTCCATCGCGGGCGCACTGCGTATCTTCGGCCATACGGGGACTAATTCCGCTGCTCCCGCTCCCAAAGCGGCTCCAGCGCTGGAGTTGCTGCCGCGCGACGTCGCCGAGGCAACAGTACG
Coding sequences within it:
- a CDS encoding STAS/SEC14 domain-containing protein, which translates into the protein MKLAALQKVERYAIVGTLDWMCKIIDTLNPVFPDPDMRTFPVDQENNAWAWLDVEPSSQE
- a CDS encoding TetR/AcrR family transcriptional regulator yields the protein MSIQERKAREFNRRESEILNAALALFGRADWELVTVEEISRKAEVGKGTIYKHFESKDEIYARLALEFNRKLLAQIQQADILPVIARFREMTRVAWEAHLSSKELHRVVLYCGRAEFRRNLPARISEELKAVEAATNKAINATIMQGVEEGLFPRKPLDMLMFGAQSAFWGAVQLIWSGYLNERDKARYCDEITNFILTGLIYQDRRL